From the genome of Anopheles moucheti chromosome 3, idAnoMoucSN_F20_07, whole genome shotgun sequence, one region includes:
- the LOC128302097 gene encoding dihydrolipoyllysine-residue acetyltransferase component of pyruvate dehydrogenase complex, mitochondrial isoform X2, with amino-acid sequence MLRTIIVRNENLLLQGSIRKILKGTAVRTLSSECAKRSAAGHRRNSHNVSNGHNNLKAVTWRTSFVRGYCSGFPAHSKVLLPALSPTMELGTIVSWEKKEGDKLNEGDLLAEIETDKATMGFETPEEGYLAKILVAAGQKDVPIGKLVCIIVENEADVAAFKDYKDTGAAPAKPAAAPAPSAPAAAPPAPTPPPVSAPPPPPPVAAAPQAMTAVEQRGPRVYASPMAKKLAEQQRLRLEGMQAAGAAPTAGAPAGAVSIPSGAAFVDIPVSNIRGVIAKRLLESKTTIPHYYLTVDVNMDQVTKLRARFNKQLEKEGTKLSINDFIIKAAAMACKKVPEANSAWMDTVIRQFDSVDVSVAVSTDRGLITPIVFSADRKGIADISKDVKNLAAKAREGKLQPQEFQGGTFSVSNLGMFGVTHFCAIINPPQSCILAVGGTQKRLVPDKDSEAGFKESDYVAVTLSCDHRTVDGAVGARWLQYFRQFLEDPNSMLL; translated from the exons ATGTTACGAACGATCATCGTACGAAACGAGAATCTCCTGCTGCAGGGATCGATCCGAAAAATACTGAAAGGAACAGCCGTCCGCACGCTTAGCAGTGAGTGTGCCAAACGATCAGCCGCCGGCCACCGCAG aaaCTCGCACAACGTATCGAACGGCCACAATAACCTTAAAGCGGTAACATGGAGAACGAGCTTTGTCCGGGGATATTGCAGCGGATTTCCGGCACACTCGAAGGTCCTGCTACCGGCGCTGTCCCCCACGATGGAGCTCGGCACTATCGTCAGCTGGGAGAAGAAGGAAGGCGACAAGCTGAAtgaag GTGATTTATTGGCGGAAATTGAAACCGACAAAGCGACCATGGGTTTCGAAACGCCCGAGGAAGGCTATCTGGCGAAAATCCTAGTAGCGGCCGGCCAGAAAGACGTCCCAATCGGCAAGCTTGTATGTATTATTGTGGAGAACGAGGCGGACGTAGCAGCATTCAAGGATTACAAGGACACGGGCGCTGCACCGGCGAAACCGGCTGCCGCCCCAGCACCTTCGGCTCCTGCTGCCGCACCACCAGCACCTACCCCGCCGCCAGTGTCtgccccaccaccaccgccaccggtcGCTGCCGCACCGCAAGCCATGACGGCTGTAGAACAGCGTGGACCTCGCGTGTATGCCAGCCCGATGGCCAAAAAGCTTGCCGAGCAGCAGCGTTTGCGACTGGAAG GTATGCAAGCGGCCGGAGCTGCTCCGACGGCCGGTGCACCTGCTGGGGCGGTTTCCATCCCGTCCGGAGCGGCCTTCGTTGACATCCCGGTGTCGAACATACGGGGCGTGATCGCGAAGCGGCTGCTCGAATCGAAGACCACCATACCGCACTACTACCTGACGGTGGATGTAAATATGGATCAGGTTACGAAGCTGCGGGCCCGCTTCAACAAGCAGCTGGAGAAGGAAGGCACGAAGCTGTCGATCAATGATTTCATCATCAAAGCGGCGGCCATGGCATGTAAAAAGGTACCGGAAGCCAACTCAGCCTGGATGGATACGGTGATTCGACAGTTTGACTCGGTCGATGTGTCTGTGGCGGTATCGACGGACCGTGGATTGATTACCCCGATCGTGTTCTCAGCCGATCGGAAGGGAATTGCCGACATTAGCAAGGATGTAAAGAATCTAGCAGCGAAGGCACGCGAAGGCAAGCTGCAACCGCAGGAGTTCCAGGGTGGTACGTTCAGCGTGTCGAACCTGGGCATGTTCGGCGTGACCCATTTCTGCGCCATCATCAACCCACCACAGTCGTGCATTCTGGCTGTCGGCGGCACTCAGAAGCGTCTCGTACCTGACAAGGACTCGGAAGCTGG CTTCAAGGAAAGTGACTATGTTGCGGTAACGCTTAGCTGTGACCACCGCACGGTCGATGGTGCTGTCGGTGCCCGCTGGTTGCAGTACTTCCGCCAGTTCCTGGAAGATCCCAAC
- the LOC128302097 gene encoding dihydrolipoyllysine-residue acetyltransferase component of pyruvate dehydrogenase complex, mitochondrial isoform X1 codes for MLRTIIVRNENLLLQGSIRKILKGTAVRTLSSECAKRSAAGHRRNSHNVSNGHNNLKAVTWRTSFVRGYCSGFPAHSKVLLPALSPTMELGTIVSWEKKEGDKLNEGDLLAEIETDKATMGFETPEEGYLAKILVAAGQKDVPIGKLVCIIVENEADVAAFKDYKDTGAAPAKPAAAPAPSAPAAAPPAPTPPPVSAPPPPPPVAAAPQAMTAVEQRGPRVYASPMAKKLAEQQRLRLEGKGSGLFGSLTSKDLAGMQAAGAAPTAGAPAGAVSIPSGAAFVDIPVSNIRGVIAKRLLESKTTIPHYYLTVDVNMDQVTKLRARFNKQLEKEGTKLSINDFIIKAAAMACKKVPEANSAWMDTVIRQFDSVDVSVAVSTDRGLITPIVFSADRKGIADISKDVKNLAAKAREGKLQPQEFQGGTFSVSNLGMFGVTHFCAIINPPQSCILAVGGTQKRLVPDKDSEAGFKESDYVAVTLSCDHRTVDGAVGARWLQYFRQFLEDPNSMLL; via the exons ATGTTACGAACGATCATCGTACGAAACGAGAATCTCCTGCTGCAGGGATCGATCCGAAAAATACTGAAAGGAACAGCCGTCCGCACGCTTAGCAGTGAGTGTGCCAAACGATCAGCCGCCGGCCACCGCAG aaaCTCGCACAACGTATCGAACGGCCACAATAACCTTAAAGCGGTAACATGGAGAACGAGCTTTGTCCGGGGATATTGCAGCGGATTTCCGGCACACTCGAAGGTCCTGCTACCGGCGCTGTCCCCCACGATGGAGCTCGGCACTATCGTCAGCTGGGAGAAGAAGGAAGGCGACAAGCTGAAtgaag GTGATTTATTGGCGGAAATTGAAACCGACAAAGCGACCATGGGTTTCGAAACGCCCGAGGAAGGCTATCTGGCGAAAATCCTAGTAGCGGCCGGCCAGAAAGACGTCCCAATCGGCAAGCTTGTATGTATTATTGTGGAGAACGAGGCGGACGTAGCAGCATTCAAGGATTACAAGGACACGGGCGCTGCACCGGCGAAACCGGCTGCCGCCCCAGCACCTTCGGCTCCTGCTGCCGCACCACCAGCACCTACCCCGCCGCCAGTGTCtgccccaccaccaccgccaccggtcGCTGCCGCACCGCAAGCCATGACGGCTGTAGAACAGCGTGGACCTCGCGTGTATGCCAGCCCGATGGCCAAAAAGCTTGCCGAGCAGCAGCGTTTGCGACTGGAAG GTAAAGGATCCGGGTTGTTTGGTTCACTAACGTCTAAGGATCTTGCAGGTATGCAAGCGGCCGGAGCTGCTCCGACGGCCGGTGCACCTGCTGGGGCGGTTTCCATCCCGTCCGGAGCGGCCTTCGTTGACATCCCGGTGTCGAACATACGGGGCGTGATCGCGAAGCGGCTGCTCGAATCGAAGACCACCATACCGCACTACTACCTGACGGTGGATGTAAATATGGATCAGGTTACGAAGCTGCGGGCCCGCTTCAACAAGCAGCTGGAGAAGGAAGGCACGAAGCTGTCGATCAATGATTTCATCATCAAAGCGGCGGCCATGGCATGTAAAAAGGTACCGGAAGCCAACTCAGCCTGGATGGATACGGTGATTCGACAGTTTGACTCGGTCGATGTGTCTGTGGCGGTATCGACGGACCGTGGATTGATTACCCCGATCGTGTTCTCAGCCGATCGGAAGGGAATTGCCGACATTAGCAAGGATGTAAAGAATCTAGCAGCGAAGGCACGCGAAGGCAAGCTGCAACCGCAGGAGTTCCAGGGTGGTACGTTCAGCGTGTCGAACCTGGGCATGTTCGGCGTGACCCATTTCTGCGCCATCATCAACCCACCACAGTCGTGCATTCTGGCTGTCGGCGGCACTCAGAAGCGTCTCGTACCTGACAAGGACTCGGAAGCTGG CTTCAAGGAAAGTGACTATGTTGCGGTAACGCTTAGCTGTGACCACCGCACGGTCGATGGTGCTGTCGGTGCCCGCTGGTTGCAGTACTTCCGCCAGTTCCTGGAAGATCCCAAC